A genomic window from Streptomyces mirabilis includes:
- a CDS encoding NmrA/HSCARG family protein, with protein MNVDQSVLVLGATGGQGGAVVSALLSRGAVVRGLVRNPRSAAARGLAARGVEVVGGDLMDRESLASAMRGVAGVFAMTTPFESGPAAEIAQGRTILAAARHARVPHLVFSSVAGADQDTGVPHFETKAVIERELAAGEVPYTILGPTYFFDNALGGEDRIRQGVLDLPLPPDRPLQQLARPDLGEFTAAVFAAPDAFAGQRIELAGDAPTPEDMAAALSTAVGGTVRHHEVQLDEIGNADMRAMWAFLRGPGYRVDLPALRAAHPGVRWTSFAGWAENAFSRTP; from the coding sequence ATGAATGTCGACCAGTCGGTACTGGTTCTCGGGGCGACCGGGGGCCAGGGCGGCGCCGTCGTCAGCGCGTTGCTGTCCCGCGGCGCCGTCGTCCGTGGCCTGGTCCGCAACCCTCGATCCGCTGCGGCCCGGGGCCTGGCCGCGCGCGGCGTCGAGGTGGTGGGCGGGGATCTCATGGACCGCGAGTCCCTGGCCTCAGCCATGCGAGGCGTAGCCGGTGTGTTCGCGATGACCACGCCCTTCGAGTCAGGACCGGCCGCCGAGATCGCACAGGGTCGGACCATTCTCGCCGCCGCCCGTCATGCTCGTGTGCCCCACCTGGTCTTCAGTTCCGTGGCAGGTGCCGACCAGGACACGGGCGTGCCGCACTTCGAGACCAAGGCCGTCATCGAGCGGGAGCTGGCCGCGGGCGAGGTGCCCTACACGATCCTGGGGCCCACCTACTTCTTCGACAACGCCCTCGGCGGAGAGGACCGGATCCGCCAGGGGGTGCTCGATCTTCCCCTGCCACCGGACCGTCCGCTGCAGCAACTGGCACGCCCCGATCTGGGCGAGTTCACCGCCGCGGTCTTCGCCGCGCCCGACGCGTTCGCCGGGCAGCGCATCGAGCTGGCCGGCGACGCCCCCACGCCCGAGGACATGGCGGCCGCGTTGAGCACGGCAGTCGGTGGGACCGTTCGCCACCACGAGGTGCAGCTCGATGAGATCGGCAACGCCGACATGCGGGCGATGTGGGCGTTCCTGCGTGGCCCCGGCTACCGCGTCGACCTGCCGGCGCTGCGCGCCGCCCATCCCGGTGTGCGCTGGACGTCGTTCGCCGGCTGGGCCGAAAACGCCTTCTCGAGGACACCATGA
- a CDS encoding DUF5996 family protein, with translation MAVISDGASRTAWPRLRVADWTETRDTLHMWTQIVGKIRLAHAPLVNHWWQVTFYVSPRGLTTSAIPYRSGVFDIEFDFLDHQLRIRGSDGAHRGVALEPRPVADFYRETMRALSELGIETKIQASPNEVDPAIPFDEDDRHTSYDPRAAQLFWRQLLQANRVLGEFRSYFVGKVSPVHFFWGAMDLACTRFSGRAAPPHPGGAPNCGDWVMVEGYSRELSSCGFWPGGGEEGAFYSYAYPEPDGFADHPVTPADASYNPDFGQFLLPYEAVRTAADPDRALAGFLHTTYEAAAEHGDWDRAALEEDPNRWRQRR, from the coding sequence GTGGCCGTGATCTCCGATGGGGCGTCGCGGACGGCGTGGCCGCGGCTGCGCGTCGCCGACTGGACCGAGACCCGGGACACACTGCACATGTGGACCCAGATCGTCGGCAAGATCCGGCTGGCCCACGCGCCCCTGGTCAATCACTGGTGGCAGGTCACCTTCTATGTCAGCCCGCGCGGCCTCACCACGTCGGCGATCCCCTACCGCTCAGGGGTCTTCGACATCGAGTTCGACTTCCTCGACCATCAGCTGCGTATCCGCGGCAGCGACGGCGCCCACCGCGGCGTGGCCCTGGAGCCGAGGCCGGTGGCCGACTTCTACCGCGAGACGATGCGGGCCCTGAGCGAGCTGGGAATCGAGACAAAGATCCAGGCGTCTCCCAACGAGGTGGACCCGGCGATCCCGTTCGACGAAGACGACCGGCACACTTCCTACGACCCGAGGGCCGCGCAGCTCTTCTGGCGCCAGTTGCTGCAGGCCAACCGGGTGCTGGGGGAGTTCCGCTCGTACTTCGTCGGCAAGGTGAGCCCGGTGCACTTCTTCTGGGGCGCCATGGACCTGGCCTGCACGAGGTTCTCGGGACGGGCGGCGCCGCCGCATCCCGGCGGGGCCCCGAACTGCGGTGACTGGGTGATGGTGGAGGGCTACTCCCGCGAGTTGAGCAGCTGTGGATTCTGGCCCGGCGGTGGTGAAGAGGGAGCCTTCTACTCGTACGCCTATCCCGAACCGGATGGCTTCGCCGACCACCCGGTCACCCCGGCCGACGCGTCCTACAACCCTGACTTCGGTCAGTTCCTTCTGCCGTACGAGGCGGTGCGCACTGCGGCCGACCCTGACCGGGCACTGGCCGGTTTCCTGCACACGACCTACGAGGCCGCCGCGGAACACGGCGACTGGGACCGGGCGGCCCTGGAAGAGGACCCGAACCGGTGGCGACAGCGCCGGTAG
- a CDS encoding FGGY-family carbohydrate kinase, whose product MIDVVFGVDVGTSSTKGVVVDPVGRILGEAVRSHVVDRPRPGHVEMDAHVWWDEFVSLAAELLDRDDVTVRAVGVSGMGPCTLLVDDAGEPVRPAVLYGVDTRAEEQIARLNRELGSDTVFRRCGSALSSQAVGPKLAWISEREPGVWARARRLLMPASWLAHRLTGAYVLDLHSASQCTPLFDIHEQRWIPEWAEHIAPGIELPPLRWPGEEAGRVSTPVAGVPAGTPVIVGTIDAWSEAISVGGHGVGDLMLMYGTTMFLVNTVDRLVTSPSMWSTVGALPGTRSLAGGMATSGAVTDWLGHLFGDVDLGVLFDEAAASPPGANGLVMLPYFAGERTPVMDPDARGVIAGLTLGHTRADLMRAALEATAYGVRHNVETMLAAGADIRRIVAVGGGTRGGLWPQIVSDVTGLEQIVARTTIGASYGAAFLAAGLIGRPDIAAWNPAESVVRPEPATASVHDRRFTQYRVLYESTTAVTHALAHDQNTGREVDTP is encoded by the coding sequence ATGATCGACGTCGTCTTTGGAGTTGACGTTGGCACCTCCAGCACCAAGGGCGTGGTGGTCGACCCTGTCGGCCGCATCCTGGGTGAGGCCGTACGCAGTCACGTGGTCGACCGTCCCCGGCCGGGGCACGTCGAGATGGACGCACATGTGTGGTGGGACGAGTTCGTCTCGCTCGCGGCCGAGTTGCTCGATCGCGACGACGTCACCGTCCGCGCCGTCGGAGTCAGCGGCATGGGCCCGTGCACCCTTCTGGTCGATGACGCGGGAGAGCCGGTGCGTCCGGCGGTGCTGTACGGGGTGGACACCCGCGCCGAGGAACAGATCGCCCGGCTGAACCGCGAGTTGGGGTCGGACACCGTCTTTCGCAGGTGCGGTTCGGCGCTGTCGTCCCAGGCCGTCGGGCCGAAACTCGCCTGGATCAGCGAGCGGGAGCCCGGGGTGTGGGCACGCGCCCGCCGCCTCCTCATGCCTGCCTCGTGGCTCGCCCACCGGCTGACCGGCGCCTACGTGCTGGACCTGCATTCGGCCAGCCAGTGCACCCCGCTGTTCGACATCCACGAGCAGCGCTGGATTCCCGAGTGGGCCGAGCACATCGCACCCGGCATCGAACTCCCCCCGCTGCGCTGGCCGGGCGAGGAGGCCGGTCGGGTGAGCACGCCCGTCGCGGGCGTCCCGGCCGGGACGCCGGTCATCGTGGGGACGATCGACGCCTGGAGCGAGGCCATCAGCGTCGGCGGCCACGGCGTCGGCGACCTCATGTTGATGTACGGCACCACCATGTTCCTGGTGAACACCGTCGACCGGCTCGTGACCAGCCCGTCGATGTGGTCCACGGTTGGCGCCCTGCCCGGCACCCGTAGCCTGGCCGGCGGTATGGCCACCTCCGGCGCCGTCACCGACTGGCTCGGGCACCTCTTCGGCGACGTCGACCTCGGCGTGCTGTTCGACGAGGCGGCCGCCTCGCCCCCGGGTGCGAACGGCCTGGTGATGCTGCCGTACTTCGCCGGGGAAAGGACACCCGTCATGGACCCCGACGCCCGGGGCGTGATCGCGGGCCTGACGCTGGGTCACACCCGGGCCGACCTGATGCGGGCGGCGCTGGAGGCCACCGCCTACGGTGTCCGGCACAACGTCGAGACGATGCTCGCGGCCGGTGCCGACATCCGGCGGATCGTTGCGGTCGGCGGCGGCACCCGGGGCGGACTGTGGCCTCAGATCGTCAGCGATGTCACCGGTCTCGAACAGATCGTCGCCCGCACGACCATCGGTGCCAGCTATGGTGCCGCCTTCCTCGCCGCCGGGCTGATCGGCCGACCGGACATCGCGGCCTGGAATCCGGCGGAATCGGTGGTCCGGCCCGAGCCCGCCACCGCGAGTGTCCACGACCGCCGGTTCACCCAGTACCGGGTCCTGTACGAGAGCACCACCGCGGTCACCCACGCCCTGGCTCACGACCAGAACACCGGCCGTGAAGTAGATACCCCGTGA
- a CDS encoding GNAT family N-acetyltransferase, which translates to MLELRTLESDDWPLWRELRLAALAEAPYAFGSTLAQWQGSGDREERWRARLSIPGAHDLVALLDGLPVGMASGVPGEGAENVELISMWVNPTARGKGVGDYLIQAVERWGAERGATTLRLSVMPDNRKATALYERHGFTDTGEPGDLLPDGVGRERVMAKSLAAV; encoded by the coding sequence ATGCTTGAACTACGCACTTTGGAATCAGACGACTGGCCCCTTTGGCGGGAGTTGCGACTGGCCGCGCTTGCTGAGGCGCCCTACGCGTTCGGATCGACGCTGGCCCAGTGGCAGGGCTCCGGCGACCGAGAGGAACGCTGGCGTGCCCGTCTGTCGATTCCTGGCGCGCACGATCTCGTCGCGCTCCTCGACGGCCTTCCAGTGGGCATGGCCAGCGGAGTGCCGGGCGAGGGAGCAGAGAACGTGGAGTTGATCTCGATGTGGGTCAACCCAACGGCTCGGGGCAAGGGCGTGGGCGACTACCTGATCCAGGCGGTCGAGCGGTGGGGGGCGGAGCGCGGCGCCACGACCTTGCGGTTGTCCGTCATGCCGGACAACCGCAAGGCGACCGCGCTCTATGAGCGGCACGGTTTCACGGACACGGGTGAGCCCGGCGATCTTCTGCCCGATGGCGTCGGCAGGGAGCGGGTCATGGCGAAGAGCCTGGCCGCTGTCTGA
- a CDS encoding HAD family hydrolase, whose product MADVIFFDLDGTLVDHRSAVLETIGQIVQSAPNAAAPPEELVPLWWTLEARHMREYLAGQCSFAEHHRRRLRSFLPMLGEPVPESPGLLDAWIAERYLTVFEESWRCYPDVQPCLETLKRLSRGPRLAVLTNGDPEQQRAKLARFGLLEYFEAVLTPAELGVAKPVAYAAACRWMRTDPAQAVNVGDMLESDVHAAARAGLTGIWLDRGIDFVTGGPSPTADETVLRIERLTDLPDHLSRTNV is encoded by the coding sequence ATGGCGGATGTGATCTTCTTCGATCTGGACGGCACCCTGGTCGATCATCGAAGCGCGGTCTTGGAAACGATCGGCCAGATCGTCCAGTCTGCGCCGAACGCGGCGGCTCCACCGGAGGAGCTGGTGCCGTTGTGGTGGACGCTGGAGGCGCGCCACATGCGGGAATACCTGGCCGGTCAGTGCTCCTTCGCTGAGCACCACCGACGCAGGCTCCGTTCCTTCCTGCCGATGCTCGGTGAGCCGGTTCCGGAAAGTCCCGGCCTTCTGGACGCCTGGATCGCCGAGCGCTACCTCACCGTGTTCGAGGAGTCCTGGCGGTGTTATCCCGATGTCCAGCCCTGCCTGGAGACCCTGAAACGGCTTTCCCGAGGGCCGCGTCTGGCTGTTCTCACCAACGGGGACCCCGAGCAGCAGCGCGCCAAGCTCGCCCGCTTCGGCCTCCTGGAATACTTCGAAGCCGTCCTGACCCCGGCCGAGCTCGGTGTGGCCAAGCCCGTCGCCTACGCCGCCGCCTGCCGGTGGATGCGGACGGACCCCGCGCAGGCGGTCAACGTGGGCGACATGCTGGAAAGCGATGTGCACGCAGCCGCCCGCGCCGGGCTCACCGGCATCTGGCTGGACCGCGGCATCGACTTCGTCACCGGTGGACCATCGCCGACGGCAGACGAGACGGTGCTCCGCATCGAACGGCTCACCGACCTCCCGGACCACCTGTCACGCACGAACGTCTGA